A segment of the Allosaccharopolyspora coralli genome:
GCTGAGCGATCTCGTCCGGACCGTAGGTGGTCGCCGCGAGAAAGGCACTGGTGCGCTGGAGTCGCCCCCAAGGATCGCCTCGATAGCCGGAGTGGGCGGCCACCGCGGCCATCGCCAAGGGATGCAGGGACTGCAGCAGCAGTGCGCGGAGACCGCCGACGAACATCGACGCGTCGCCGTGCACGGTGCGGATCGGCCGATCCTCGTCGAACCAGCGCGGACCGGCGGTCTCGTGGATCCGCGTCCGGCGGTCCGGCCCGTCCGGGCCTGCGACCCGCTCGAACAACGCCGCGCCGAGTTGCTCCCGCACGGCGTCCATCCCCGGCACCGTCACCACGGTTCCAGTATGCCAGCCGGCCGGCGTTCCGGTCGTGGCACGAGGACTCCACCGTTCGCGCGGCACACATCTCTTCCGGATGACGAAAACCCCTGTGCCTGATCTCATGGAGCGGTCAACTCATCGCTGCCAGTCACGACCGTGGGAAGGACCCCTCGCCATGAGCGTCACCGACGAACTGCTCGCGAACAACGCCGCGTACGCCGAGGGCTTCTCCGGGGCGTTGCCGATGCCCCCCGCCCGCAAGGTCGCGGTCGTGGCCTGCATGGACGCGCGGCTGCACGTGCCCGCCATCCTCGGCCTCGACGAGGGGGACGCGCACATCATCCGCAATGCGGGCGGCGTCGTCACCGACGACACCGTGCGGTCACTGGCGATCAGCCAACGACTGCTGGGCACCGAGGAGATCGTCCTCATCCATCACACCGACTGCGGGATGCTCACCTTCACCGACGACGAGTTCGCCCGATCGCTCGAGGACGCCACCGGACACAGGCCTGCCTGGACGCCCGAGGCGTTCAGCGACCTCGACACCGACGTGCGGCAGTCGATCGAGCGACTCCGGTCCGACCCGTTCGTTGCGAACAAGGATTCCGTTCGGGGATTCGTCTTCGACGTCGCCTCCGGCGAGCTCCGAGAAGTATGATCGTCATCTTGTCCTGACGCCCGCGAGCAGCAAGCTGCAACGCCGGTCAGCGACCACCACCGAAGAGCGAAGACAGCTTCTGAGCGACACCGTCGGCCGGTGCCTGCCCGCGCAGGCCGCCGCCGCAGTGGGTCCCCGGAACACTAGACAACACACCAGTGTGGCGTGCCGACACATAGGACTAGCCGCGCGTCGTCTCTAGCGTGACTCTGCATGACGACGACGTCCGGACAGTTGGCCGGAGCCACCGCACTGATCACCGGCGCCGGAAGCGGCATCGGGCTGGCCTGCGCGCGAGCGCTGACCCGCGGCGGCGCGAAGGTGCATCTCGTCGACCGCGACGAACAGGCATGCCGCGACGCTGCGGAGAACGTCGGCGGCGTCCCGCACGCGGTCGACCTCGCCGAGCCCCGCGCGACGGAGACGTTGCCGCACGAGGTCGACGTGCTCGTCAACAACGCCGGATTCCAGCATCTCGCGCCGATCCACGAATTCCCCGCCGACCGGTTCCGGGCGATGCACGAAGTCATGGTCACCGCACCCTTCCTGCTCATCCGCCGCTGCCTGCCGCACATGCGGGACCGCGGCTGGGGCCGGATCGTGAACGTCTCGAGCGTGCACGGCCACCGCGCCAGCCCGGACAAGTCCGCCTACGTCGCGGCCAAACACGCCCTCGAAGGACTCAACAAAGTCGCCGCCCTCGAAGGTGCCGAGTACGGCGTCACAAGCAACTGCGTGGCGCCCGGGTACGTGCGGACCGCGCTGGTCGAGGGCCAGGTCCAGGCTCAGGCCGACAGCCGCGGCATCGCCTCCGACAAGGTTCTCGACGAGGTGTTCCTCAAACGCACCGCCATCAAACGGCTCATCGAACCCGACGAGATCGCCGCCGTCGTCACGTGGTTGTGCGGCCCGGGTTCCGACTACGTCACCGGCACCTCGATCCCCGTCGACGGCGCCTGGACCGCGCAGTAGCCGCGCACGTCGAGCGGCCCTCACGCCCGGAGCCCCTCTTCGCCCATCACAGAAAGGACAGCCATGTCCACAACGGAGTCCGCACCACGCACCCCCATCGGGCGGGTCGTGGGCGCGAGCCTCATCGGCACGACCATCGAGTGGTACGACTTCTTCCTGTTCGGCACCGCGGCCGCGATCGTGTTCAACGTCCTGTTCTTCCCGTCCGCGGACCCGCTGACGGGGACCCTGCTCGCGTTCACGACCTACGCGGTCGGCTTCATCGCGCGTCCGCTCGGCGGGATCGTGTTCGGGCACTTCGGTGACCGTATCGGACGCAAGAAACTCCTCGTCATCAGCTTGGTCATGATGGGCGGGGCCACGTTCGCGATGGGCCTGCTGCCGACCTACGCCACCATCGGCGTCGCCGCGCCGCTGCTGCTCGCGTTGCTGCGCCTGGTGCAAGGGTTCGCCCTCGGCGGCGAATGGGGCGGGGCCGTGCTCATCGTCTCGGAGCACGGTGACGCGAAACGCCGCGGCTTCTGGGCGTCGTGGCCGCAGGCCGGCGCACCCGGCGGCAACCTCCTCGCCACGGCGGTTCTCGCCGTGCTGGCTGTGGTGCAGACCGACGAAGCGTTCATGTCGTGGGGTTGGCGCATCCCGTTCCTGCTGTCCGGTCTGCTCGTGGTGGTCGGGTTGTGGATCCGTCTGTCGGTCGCCGAGTCCCCGGTGTTCGTCGAGGCCAAGCGCAGAGCCGACCAGGGACCGGTCCAGGAATCGCCGCCTGCCGTCGAGGTGGTGCGCAAGCAGTGGCGTGAGGTGCTGCTCGCCATGGGCGCGCGCTTCGGTGAGAACGTCTCGTACTACGTCATCACCGCGTTCATCCTCGTGTACCTGACGACGTTCGTGGGCCTGCCGAAATCACTGGGACTCAACGCGGTGCTCATCGGTTCGGCGATCCACTTCGTGAGCATCCCGCTGTGGGGCATCCTCTCCGACCGCATCGGTCGACGGCCGGTGTACCTGATCGGCGCGGTCGGAATGGCGGCGTGGGGCTTCGTCTTCTTCACGATGCTCGACACCGGATCGTTCGGCCTGATCGCGTTGGCCACCACGGTCGGGCTGGTGCTGCACGGGGCGATGTACGGGCCGCAGGCGGCCTTCTTCTCCGAACTGTTCGGCACTCGCGTGCGGTACTCGGGCGCCTCGATCGGCTACCAGCTCGCCTCGATCGTGGCGGGTGGTCTGTCCCCGCTGATCGCGACGGCACTGCTGCAGCAGTTCTCGAGCGGTACCCCGATCGCGCTGTATCTGGTCGGAAGCTGCGTGCTGACGTGCATCGCGATCGGACTCGCCCGGGAGACCCGAGGCGTGTCCCTGACAGAGTCCGAGGACACGGCCCGGGACGAGGCCGCGGTCCGGTGAGCGCGAGCGGGCCGGTGGTCGGCCAGGGTGATGCGAGGATGACGTCCATGTCCGACGCCGCACCCGACCACCGGCCCGCGCCGGGCGCGCCGGGCCGTCCGGCCTCGGCTCACCTGCGTGAGCTGATGGAGCTGCTCGTGCGGGACGCGCCGAGCGAGGACCTCGCGCGCGTACCCGGCCGCGCCCGCGCCGACGGGCTCGCCCCCGCCGCGCTCGAGGACGTCGAGCAGGGCTCGGCGCTGGCGCTGCGGCTGCGCCACACGCTCACCGAGCAGCGCAGGAGGGAGGCCGAACTCGCCGCCCTGTTCGACACCGCCAGCGACCTCGCCGGGGTTCGCGACGTCGACGCCGTTCTCCGCGCGATCGTGCACCGGGCGAGGATGCTGCTCGGCACCCACGTCGCCTATCTCAGCCTCAACGACGACGACGCGGGCACCACCTACATGCGGGTGACCGACGGTTCCGTGTCGGCGCTGTTCCAGCAGGTCCGGCTCGGGATGGGCGAGGGGCTCGGCGGCCTGGTCGCCCAGACCGCCCGCCCCTACGCGACTCCCTCGTACTTCGACGACGAACGGTTCGACCACACCAACCCCATCGACAGCGCCGTGCGCGACGAGCGGCTCGTCGCGATCCTCGGCGTGCCGCTGAAGGTCGGCAGCGACGTCATCGGCGTGCTCTACGCCGCCGAACGCACCTCCCGCGAGTTCTCCCCCGACGAGGTCGCGCTGCTCGCGTCCCTGGCCGACCACGCCGCGATCGCGATCGACACCGCCCGACTGCTCACGGAGACGCGGAGTGCGCTGGTGGAACTCAACGCCGCCAACGACACCATCCGAGAACACTCCGCCGCCTTGCAGCGCGCCGAACAAGCCCACGACCGACTCACGGACCTGGTGCTGCGCGGTGGCGACATCCCGAAGGTCGCCACCGCCGTCTCGACCGTGCTCGGCGGCGGGATCGTCCTGCATGACCCGGACGGTGCCGAGCTCGCGCGGATCGACGTCGGTCCGGTCGCTGCCGCTCCGGACGCCGTGCAGCGTTCCCGCAGCAGCGGGCGGGCCGTGCGCCAGGGTGAGAACTGGGTGTGCGCCGTGCTCGCCGGCCCGGAGGTCCTGGGCAGTATCACCCTCACCGGTCGTCCGGAACTCGCGGACGCCGACCGGCGGCTGTTCGAACGCGCCAGCGTCGTCACGGCACTGCTGTTGCTGTTGCACCGCACGACGGCGGAAGCCGAGGACAAGGTTCGCGGCGAGCTCGTCACCGACCTGCTCACCGGGCCCGCGCGCGATCGCACCGGGGTGCTCGCGCGTGCCCGACGGATGGGGCTCGACCCGGAGGCGACACAGCTGGTGCTCATCGCCCACAACGACGAGCTCGCCCGTGAGCGCCTCGCCGCCGCCGCGTCGCGGCACGCCACGGCGGCGGGTGGAATCGCCGGTGTCCACGCCCAGCACGTCGTTCTCGTGCTCCCCAGCACCGGCGAACTCGGCGCCGAACACCTCGCACGGCAGCTGCAGACGACCACCGGAAGCCCGGTGACCGTGGCGGCCTCCCGGCCTGCCGACGGGCTCGACGCGTTGCCCGCCGCGTACGCCGAGGCGGCCCGCACCTTGGAGGCGCTGTTCACGCTCGGCCGACGCGGCGGTGGCGCGAGCCCGGACGAGCTCGGATTCCTGGGCGTGCTGCTCGGCGACCGGGCCGACGTCGCCGGTTACGTGCGCGCCACGCTCGGT
Coding sequences within it:
- a CDS encoding beta-class carbonic anhydrase; this encodes MSVTDELLANNAAYAEGFSGALPMPPARKVAVVACMDARLHVPAILGLDEGDAHIIRNAGGVVTDDTVRSLAISQRLLGTEEIVLIHHTDCGMLTFTDDEFARSLEDATGHRPAWTPEAFSDLDTDVRQSIERLRSDPFVANKDSVRGFVFDVASGELREV
- a CDS encoding helix-turn-helix domain-containing protein, whose translation is MELLVRDAPSEDLARVPGRARADGLAPAALEDVEQGSALALRLRHTLTEQRRREAELAALFDTASDLAGVRDVDAVLRAIVHRARMLLGTHVAYLSLNDDDAGTTYMRVTDGSVSALFQQVRLGMGEGLGGLVAQTARPYATPSYFDDERFDHTNPIDSAVRDERLVAILGVPLKVGSDVIGVLYAAERTSREFSPDEVALLASLADHAAIAIDTARLLTETRSALVELNAANDTIREHSAALQRAEQAHDRLTDLVLRGGDIPKVATAVSTVLGGGIVLHDPDGAELARIDVGPVAAAPDAVQRSRSSGRAVRQGENWVCAVLAGPEVLGSITLTGRPELADADRRLFERASVVTALLLLLHRTTAEAEDKVRGELVTDLLTGPARDRTGVLARARRMGLDPEATQLVLIAHNDELARERLAAAASRHATAAGGIAGVHAQHVVLVLPSTGELGAEHLARQLQTTTGSPVTVAASRPADGLDALPAAYAEAARTLEALFTLGRRGGGASPDELGFLGVLLGDRADVAGYVRATLGPVLDYDERRGTDLVGTLDAYFDSGTNLNRTGQALHVHANTVTQRLDRIGTLLGDGWQAPARALEIQLALRLRKLTGPEQL
- a CDS encoding MFS transporter codes for the protein MSTTESAPRTPIGRVVGASLIGTTIEWYDFFLFGTAAAIVFNVLFFPSADPLTGTLLAFTTYAVGFIARPLGGIVFGHFGDRIGRKKLLVISLVMMGGATFAMGLLPTYATIGVAAPLLLALLRLVQGFALGGEWGGAVLIVSEHGDAKRRGFWASWPQAGAPGGNLLATAVLAVLAVVQTDEAFMSWGWRIPFLLSGLLVVVGLWIRLSVAESPVFVEAKRRADQGPVQESPPAVEVVRKQWREVLLAMGARFGENVSYYVITAFILVYLTTFVGLPKSLGLNAVLIGSAIHFVSIPLWGILSDRIGRRPVYLIGAVGMAAWGFVFFTMLDTGSFGLIALATTVGLVLHGAMYGPQAAFFSELFGTRVRYSGASIGYQLASIVAGGLSPLIATALLQQFSSGTPIALYLVGSCVLTCIAIGLARETRGVSLTESEDTARDEAAVR
- a CDS encoding 3-hydroxybutyrate dehydrogenase yields the protein MTTTSGQLAGATALITGAGSGIGLACARALTRGGAKVHLVDRDEQACRDAAENVGGVPHAVDLAEPRATETLPHEVDVLVNNAGFQHLAPIHEFPADRFRAMHEVMVTAPFLLIRRCLPHMRDRGWGRIVNVSSVHGHRASPDKSAYVAAKHALEGLNKVAALEGAEYGVTSNCVAPGYVRTALVEGQVQAQADSRGIASDKVLDEVFLKRTAIKRLIEPDEIAAVVTWLCGPGSDYVTGTSIPVDGAWTAQ